One window from the genome of Streptomyces sp. NBC_00708 encodes:
- a CDS encoding helix-turn-helix domain-containing protein, which produces MDEETRYEAVSSRDARFDGEFFFAVETTGIYCRPSCPAVTPKRKNVRFYPTAAAAQGNGFRACRRCRPDAVPGSAEWNVRADVVGRAMRMIGDGVVDREGVPGLAGRLGYSARQVQRQLNAELGAGPVALARAQRAHTARILLQTTALPVTEIAFAAGFASVRQFNDTVRQIYARTPSALRAEAGTGLGAAVREARTTGIPLRLAHRGPYAAREVFDLLAAGTVARVEEVSGEPGGRTYRRTLRLPYGTAVAAVDERSAGSWLDARIHLTDLRDLTTAVQRLRRLFDLDADPYAVDELLAADPRLAPDVAARPGVRSPGAADAEEFAVRALVGDAAAGELVAEYGKALDVPCGGLTHVFPDADVLADAAGDPALRALATALADGTVRLDAGADRDEAEQALRRLPGLGPATAALIRMRALGDPDVDPYGTPGAPRWRPWRSYGVRRARREGQPQTSAPSQAPVTSRHANSSTSTE; this is translated from the coding sequence ATGGACGAAGAGACCAGGTACGAGGCGGTGAGCAGCCGCGACGCCCGTTTCGACGGCGAGTTCTTCTTCGCCGTCGAGACGACCGGCATCTACTGCCGGCCGAGCTGCCCCGCCGTCACCCCGAAGCGGAAGAACGTCCGCTTCTACCCGACCGCGGCGGCCGCCCAGGGCAACGGCTTCCGGGCCTGCCGACGCTGCCGCCCGGACGCCGTCCCCGGCTCCGCCGAGTGGAACGTCCGGGCCGATGTGGTCGGGCGTGCCATGCGGATGATCGGCGACGGTGTGGTGGACCGGGAGGGCGTCCCCGGGCTCGCCGGACGGCTCGGCTACAGCGCCCGCCAGGTGCAGCGCCAGCTCAACGCCGAACTGGGCGCCGGACCCGTCGCCCTCGCCCGCGCCCAGCGCGCGCACACCGCCCGGATCCTGCTCCAGACCACCGCCCTGCCCGTCACCGAGATCGCCTTCGCGGCCGGGTTCGCGAGCGTGCGCCAGTTCAACGACACCGTCCGCCAGATCTACGCCCGCACGCCGAGCGCCCTGCGCGCCGAGGCCGGAACGGGGCTGGGCGCCGCCGTCCGCGAGGCGCGCACCACCGGCATCCCGCTCCGCCTCGCGCACCGGGGACCGTACGCGGCCCGGGAGGTCTTCGACCTGCTCGCCGCCGGTACGGTCGCCCGGGTCGAGGAGGTCAGCGGGGAGCCCGGCGGCCGTACCTACCGGCGCACGCTGCGGCTCCCGTACGGCACCGCGGTCGCCGCCGTGGACGAGCGGTCCGCCGGGAGCTGGCTGGACGCCCGCATCCACCTCACCGATCTGCGCGACCTGACCACGGCGGTGCAGCGGCTGCGCCGGCTCTTCGACCTGGACGCCGATCCGTACGCCGTCGACGAGCTGCTGGCCGCCGACCCACGGCTCGCCCCGGACGTCGCGGCCCGGCCGGGTGTGCGCTCGCCGGGCGCCGCCGACGCCGAGGAGTTCGCCGTACGGGCGCTGGTGGGCGACGCGGCGGCGGGGGAACTCGTCGCGGAGTACGGCAAGGCGCTCGACGTACCGTGCGGCGGGCTGACCCATGTCTTCCCGGACGCGGACGTGCTCGCCGACGCGGCCGGCGACCCGGCCCTGCGGGCACTCGCGACCGCCCTCGCCGACGGCACCGTACGGCTGGACGCGGGCGCCGACCGGGACGAGGCGGAACAGGCGCTGCGCCGGCTGCCCGGCCTCGGCCCCGCCACCGCCGCGCTGATCCGGATGCGCGCCCTGGGCGACCCGGACGTGGACCCGTACGGGACCCCCGGCGCGCCGCGCTGGCGGCCCTGGCGCTCGTACGGGGTGCGCCGGGCGCGGCGGGAGGGTCAGCCCCAGACCAGCGCGCCCAGCCAGGCGCCCGTCACCAGCAGGCACGCGAACAGTTCGACGAGCACCGAGTAG
- a CDS encoding DUF456 domain-containing protein, giving the protein MSVWQLVAVGLVMLLGLIGVLVPGVPGQAIVWAAVLWWALTDMTPAAWVVLIGATALLLLNQALKPLLPPRRPRESGAPRRTLMLGGIGAIAGFFVVPVVGAVAGYVGVIYGAERLRLGSRGAGWASVRSVMRATGYSVLVELFACLLVTGAWLGALVWG; this is encoded by the coding sequence ATGAGTGTGTGGCAGCTCGTCGCCGTCGGCCTGGTCATGCTGCTCGGGCTGATCGGTGTCCTGGTGCCGGGCGTGCCGGGGCAGGCGATCGTCTGGGCCGCCGTCCTGTGGTGGGCACTCACCGACATGACCCCGGCCGCCTGGGTCGTGCTGATCGGGGCCACCGCGCTGCTCCTGCTGAACCAGGCGCTCAAACCCCTCCTGCCGCCGCGCCGGCCCCGCGAGTCGGGGGCCCCGCGTCGCACACTGATGCTGGGCGGGATCGGCGCGATCGCCGGCTTCTTCGTCGTGCCCGTCGTCGGCGCGGTCGCCGGTTACGTCGGGGTGATCTACGGGGCCGAACGGCTGCGCCTCGGCAGCCGGGGCGCGGGCTGGGCGTCGGTCCGCTCCGTGATGCGGGCGACCGGCTACTCGGTGCTCGTCGAACTGTTCGCGTGCCTGCTGGTGACGGGCGCCTGGCTGGGCGCGCTGGTCTGGGGCTGA
- a CDS encoding helix-turn-helix transcriptional regulator, translating to MLGAIGLDERQESAYRALVALGAAELSDLSHRLALPEQDTERALRRLEQHGLAAQSSARTGRWVAAPPGVALGALLTQQRHQLEQAELAAVLLAEEYRADSAEPAVHDLVEVVTGASAVAHRFHQLQLGATSEVCALVTGKPIAVSGLENESEEEAATRGVSFRVVIEREVLGLESGILELSAALSRDEQCRVVPRVPTKLVIADGALAMVPLTGRGAEPAALVVHASGLLESLMGLFEAVWREAMPLRLGESGTVLEDPGGPDPTDLEILSLLLAGLTDASVAKQLELGLRTVQRRVKGLMELTGVSTRLQLGWHAYERGWVAREPRARSLP from the coding sequence ATGCTGGGAGCCATAGGTCTCGACGAGAGGCAGGAGTCGGCCTACCGCGCACTCGTGGCGCTGGGGGCCGCCGAACTGTCCGATCTCTCGCACCGGCTGGCCCTTCCCGAACAGGACACCGAACGCGCGCTGCGCCGGCTGGAGCAGCACGGCCTGGCCGCCCAGTCCTCCGCCCGCACGGGCCGGTGGGTCGCGGCGCCGCCCGGGGTGGCGCTGGGGGCCCTGCTCACCCAGCAGCGCCATCAGCTGGAGCAGGCGGAGCTGGCGGCGGTGCTGCTGGCCGAGGAGTACCGGGCGGACTCCGCCGAACCGGCCGTGCACGACCTGGTCGAGGTGGTCACCGGGGCGAGCGCGGTCGCCCACCGCTTCCACCAGCTCCAGCTGGGGGCGACGAGCGAGGTGTGCGCGCTGGTCACCGGGAAGCCGATCGCGGTCAGCGGCCTGGAGAACGAGTCCGAGGAGGAGGCCGCCACGCGCGGTGTCTCGTTCCGGGTGGTCATCGAGCGCGAGGTGCTGGGCCTGGAGTCGGGAATCCTGGAGCTGTCGGCGGCGCTCAGCCGCGACGAGCAGTGCCGGGTCGTCCCGCGCGTCCCGACGAAGCTGGTGATCGCCGACGGGGCGCTGGCCATGGTGCCGCTGACCGGCCGGGGCGCGGAGCCCGCCGCGCTGGTCGTGCACGCCTCGGGCCTGCTGGAGTCGCTGATGGGGCTCTTCGAGGCGGTGTGGCGCGAGGCGATGCCGTTGCGGCTCGGGGAGAGCGGCACGGTCCTGGAGGATCCCGGCGGGCCGGACCCGACGGATCTGGAGATCCTCTCGCTGCTGCTGGCCGGGCTGACCGACGCGAGCGTGGCCAAGCAGCTGGAACTGGGGCTGCGGACCGTGCAGCGCCGGGTCAAGGGCCTGATGGAGCTCACCGGTGTCTCGACGCGGCTCCAGCTCGGCTGGCACGCCTACGAGCGGGGCTGGGTGGCCCGCGAACCCCGGGCCCGCTCCCTCCCGTAA
- a CDS encoding protein phosphatase 2C domain-containing protein, producing the protein MSQQGERPAAHEDDWWRRLYDESAPDAGASPAADSLDDRFDSASGTVASGNGAAYGTRAIPEETVAHTPGESPAGAVPGAPWGRPAGAVVPAPWEPSAGGPVQPRTFPGPVPEPPPPDPEPSVVADPRLDGGAPEAPPLPRRPVADRPATDGRGADEQPMETAAAPRPLVAHVGARPPTYDAEPTALPATDPYELDRLVPDTVLDGATYGTYTLRAASVRGDSARFRGEPRRDALLTARFGSGESALVLVAVSCASRGAEGAHTASADACHWIGEAVGRSHARLSDDIRAGRRADLKSGLHRLTDRAFGKLRARAAQLGVEPDAYTASLRCLLLSADPDCRTRVFFGIGGGGLFRLRDGSWHDLEPALPPPATLSGEPVVGFGSSAPESGPDGDRLTMDLDIVTGPAPYVEDPLPPPAEPFRFRASVARPGDTLLLCGAGLAEPLRGEPELAAELAERWSPVAAPGLGAFLADTQIRVKGYADDRTAVGVWEA; encoded by the coding sequence ATGAGTCAGCAGGGGGAGAGGCCGGCGGCCCACGAGGACGACTGGTGGCGCAGGCTGTACGACGAATCCGCCCCGGACGCCGGGGCGAGCCCGGCGGCCGACAGTCTCGACGACCGCTTCGACTCGGCGTCCGGCACGGTGGCGTCCGGGAACGGGGCGGCGTACGGGACCCGGGCGATACCGGAGGAGACCGTCGCTCACACGCCGGGGGAGTCGCCGGCCGGCGCCGTGCCGGGTGCTCCGTGGGGAAGGCCGGCCGGTGCGGTCGTCCCCGCTCCGTGGGAGCCGTCGGCCGGGGGCCCGGTTCAGCCGCGTACGTTTCCGGGGCCGGTTCCAGAGCCTCCGCCGCCGGACCCCGAGCCGTCCGTCGTGGCCGATCCGCGTCTCGACGGCGGGGCACCGGAGGCGCCCCCGCTGCCCAGGCGACCCGTCGCCGACCGGCCTGCGACGGACGGCCGGGGCGCCGACGAACAGCCCATGGAGACCGCCGCCGCGCCCCGGCCCCTGGTCGCGCACGTGGGTGCCCGGCCGCCCACCTACGACGCCGAGCCCACGGCGCTGCCCGCCACCGACCCGTACGAGCTCGACCGCCTCGTCCCGGACACGGTGCTGGACGGTGCCACCTACGGGACGTACACCCTGCGCGCCGCGTCGGTGCGCGGGGACTCCGCCCGGTTCCGGGGCGAACCGCGCCGCGACGCGCTGCTGACGGCACGTTTCGGCAGCGGGGAGAGCGCGCTCGTCCTGGTGGCCGTCTCGTGCGCGTCCCGGGGCGCGGAGGGGGCGCACACGGCGTCGGCGGACGCCTGCCACTGGATCGGCGAGGCCGTCGGACGCAGCCACGCCCGGCTCTCCGACGACATAAGGGCGGGCCGGCGCGCCGACCTCAAGTCCGGACTGCACCGGCTCACCGACCGCGCCTTCGGCAAACTGCGCGCCCGCGCCGCCCAACTCGGCGTCGAACCGGACGCGTACACCGCGAGCCTGCGCTGCCTGCTGCTGTCCGCCGACCCCGACTGCCGTACCCGGGTCTTCTTCGGCATCGGCGGCGGCGGTCTCTTCCGGCTCCGCGACGGCAGCTGGCACGACCTCGAACCCGCGCTTCCCCCGCCGGCCACGCTGAGCGGGGAGCCGGTGGTCGGCTTCGGCTCCTCCGCGCCCGAGAGCGGGCCCGACGGCGACCGGCTGACCATGGACCTGGACATCGTCACCGGACCCGCCCCATACGTCGAGGACCCGCTCCCGCCCCCTGCCGAACCGTTCCGCTTCCGGGCCTCCGTCGCCCGGCCGGGGGACACCCTGCTGCTCTGCGGAGCGGGTCTCGCCGAGCCGCTGCGCGGGGAACCGGAGCTGGCCGCCGAGCTGGCCGAGCGCTGGTCGCCGGTGGCGGCGCCGGGGCTCGGGGCGTTCCTCGCGGACACCCAGATCAGGGTGAAGGGGTACGCCGACGACCGGACGGCGGTCGGCGTCTGGGAGGCGTAA
- a CDS encoding pyruvate dehydrogenase encodes MAKQNVSEQFVDILARAGVKRLYGVVGDSLNPVVDAVRRHADLEWIQVRHEETAAFAAGAEAQITGDLAACAGSCGPGNLHLINGLYDAHRSMAPVLALASHIPSSEIGLNYFQATHPELLFQECSHYNEMISNPQQMPRLLQTAIQHAVGQGGVSVVTMPGDVAGQPAPERSAEHALVTSRPTVRPGDAEIEKLCRMVDEAKRVTLFCGSGTAGAHAEVMEFAERVKAPVGHALRGKEWIQYDNPFDVGMSGLLGYGAAYEATHECDLLILLGTDFPYNAFLPDDVKIVQVDVRPEHLGRRTKLDLAVWGDVRETLRCLTPRVKAKSDRKFLDRMLKKHADALEGVVKAYTRKVEKHVPIHPEYVASVLDELADDDAVFTVDTGMCNVWAARYLTPNGKRRVIGSFSHGSMANALPQAIGAQFTDRNRQVVSMSGDGGFTMLMGDFLTLVQYNLPVKVVLFNNSALGMVELEMLVGGLPSFGTTYKNPDFAAVARASGAYGVRVEKPKELTSALKDAFKHKGPALVDVVTDPNALSIPPKISADMVTGFALSASKIVLDGGVGRMLQMARSNLRNVPRP; translated from the coding sequence ATGGCCAAGCAGAACGTGTCGGAGCAGTTCGTCGACATCCTCGCGCGGGCGGGCGTCAAGCGCCTGTACGGGGTCGTCGGTGACAGCCTCAACCCGGTCGTCGACGCCGTGCGGCGGCACGCGGACCTCGAGTGGATCCAGGTCAGGCACGAGGAGACGGCGGCGTTCGCGGCCGGCGCGGAGGCGCAGATCACCGGGGACCTGGCGGCCTGCGCCGGGTCGTGCGGTCCGGGCAACCTGCACCTCATCAACGGCCTGTACGACGCCCACCGCTCGATGGCGCCGGTGCTGGCGCTCGCCTCGCACATCCCGTCGAGCGAGATCGGCCTCAACTACTTCCAGGCGACCCACCCCGAGCTGCTCTTCCAGGAGTGCAGCCACTACAACGAGATGATCTCCAACCCGCAGCAGATGCCCCGGCTGCTCCAGACCGCCATCCAGCACGCGGTCGGCCAGGGCGGGGTCAGCGTCGTCACGATGCCGGGCGACGTCGCCGGGCAGCCCGCCCCGGAGCGGTCCGCCGAACACGCCCTGGTCACCTCGCGGCCCACCGTGCGGCCCGGCGACGCCGAGATCGAGAAGCTCTGCCGGATGGTCGACGAGGCCAAACGGGTGACGCTGTTCTGCGGCAGCGGCACGGCGGGCGCGCACGCCGAGGTCATGGAGTTCGCCGAGCGGGTGAAGGCCCCGGTCGGGCACGCCCTGCGCGGCAAGGAGTGGATCCAGTACGACAACCCGTTCGACGTCGGCATGAGCGGGCTGCTCGGCTACGGCGCCGCCTACGAGGCCACCCACGAGTGCGATCTGCTGATCCTGCTCGGCACGGACTTCCCGTACAACGCCTTCCTGCCCGACGACGTGAAGATCGTGCAGGTCGACGTGCGGCCCGAGCACCTCGGCCGGCGCACCAAGCTGGACCTGGCCGTCTGGGGCGACGTGCGCGAGACCCTGCGCTGTCTCACGCCCCGGGTGAAGGCGAAGAGCGACCGCAAGTTCCTCGACCGGATGCTCAAGAAGCACGCCGACGCGCTGGAGGGCGTGGTCAAGGCGTACACCCGCAAGGTCGAGAAGCACGTGCCGATCCACCCCGAGTACGTGGCCTCGGTGCTGGACGAACTGGCCGACGACGACGCCGTGTTCACCGTCGACACCGGCATGTGCAACGTCTGGGCGGCGCGCTATCTGACGCCCAACGGGAAGCGGCGGGTGATCGGCTCGTTCAGCCACGGTTCGATGGCGAACGCGCTGCCGCAGGCCATCGGCGCGCAGTTCACCGACCGCAACCGGCAGGTCGTCTCCATGTCGGGCGACGGCGGATTCACCATGCTGATGGGTGACTTCCTGACCCTCGTCCAGTACAACCTGCCGGTCAAGGTCGTCCTGTTCAACAACTCCGCGCTGGGCATGGTCGAACTGGAGATGCTGGTCGGCGGGCTGCCGTCCTTCGGAACGACCTACAAGAACCCGGACTTCGCCGCCGTGGCGCGCGCGTCGGGGGCGTACGGCGTCCGCGTCGAGAAGCCCAAGGAGCTGACGAGCGCCCTGAAGGACGCGTTCAAGCACAAGGGGCCGGCCCTCGTCGATGTGGTCACCGACCCCAACGCGCTCTCCATCCCGCCGAAGATCAGCGCGGACATGGTGACCGGCTTCGCCCTCTCCGCCAGCAAGATCGTGCTCGACGGCGGAGTGGGCCGGATGCTGCAGATGGCCCGCTCCAACCTCCGTAACGTGCCCCGCCCCTAG
- a CDS encoding immunity 49 family protein, with the protein MNHDDAGAPGHTPTIDELLRGTHARLLPTDSLTPEIAGAMRYARVVADGLVFGYALDAPTSVRILTDPDVERVGIEKLGEAAYANLMRTPVEHELVDIGGRATLHSVYGDSHFVASNALFLSELSRRVTGRPLPEAGALVVVPTRHLLAFHPITDGSVVDAVNDLAAYALGAYEDGPGRLSPQVYWWHRGGLTSLTVIDEGSRTFSLRPPSELLGLMKGLAGLDRAGRLPGSAPAPGIDALTRATAGALAHAPAGLEEAFAPALALSHAHCATDPDLARVEGWNAWATALQLGTALFTGAQAQKYYLGEENEGELPALPAAPPADARAWLDAFYLSLVCRDRQRSARLCRVPLEALRADEGVDPYVLHWIDTLQSYWCERPGDEVVEKLVATMQTSAPEALARAPKDFVNLVDYQPAALFHRLFTRDHDAFAEALDEAVAHHGSYWGDSTAPRARVALGPLALACLAYDQGFPVTTKRPFLPGYLLDGQRVEVMPAP; encoded by the coding sequence GTGAACCACGACGACGCTGGCGCCCCCGGCCACACCCCCACCATCGACGAACTGCTGCGCGGTACGCACGCACGGCTGCTGCCCACCGACTCGCTGACGCCGGAGATCGCCGGGGCCATGCGCTACGCCCGCGTGGTCGCCGACGGCCTCGTCTTCGGCTACGCCCTGGACGCCCCCACGTCCGTGCGCATCCTCACCGACCCCGATGTCGAACGCGTCGGCATCGAGAAGCTCGGCGAGGCGGCGTACGCGAACCTGATGCGCACGCCCGTCGAGCACGAACTGGTCGACATCGGCGGCCGGGCGACGCTGCACTCGGTGTACGGCGACTCCCACTTCGTCGCGAGCAACGCGCTGTTCCTGTCCGAGCTGTCCCGCCGGGTCACCGGGCGGCCCCTGCCGGAGGCGGGCGCCCTGGTCGTCGTGCCCACCCGCCATCTGCTGGCGTTCCACCCGATCACCGACGGGTCCGTCGTCGACGCGGTCAACGACCTCGCCGCCTACGCGCTGGGCGCCTACGAGGACGGTCCCGGCCGGCTCTCGCCCCAGGTCTACTGGTGGCACCGGGGCGGACTGACCTCGCTCACGGTCATCGATGAGGGCAGTCGTACGTTCTCCCTCCGGCCGCCGTCCGAACTGCTCGGGCTCATGAAGGGCCTGGCCGGTCTGGACCGGGCGGGGCGGCTTCCCGGCAGCGCGCCGGCCCCCGGCATCGACGCGCTGACGCGCGCCACGGCCGGCGCCCTCGCCCACGCGCCCGCCGGGCTCGAAGAGGCCTTCGCCCCGGCCCTCGCGCTGAGCCACGCCCACTGCGCCACCGACCCGGACCTGGCGCGCGTCGAGGGCTGGAACGCCTGGGCCACCGCGCTCCAGCTGGGCACCGCGCTCTTCACCGGTGCGCAGGCCCAGAAGTACTACCTCGGCGAGGAGAACGAAGGGGAGCTGCCCGCGCTGCCCGCCGCGCCGCCTGCGGACGCCCGCGCCTGGCTCGACGCCTTCTATCTGAGCCTCGTCTGCCGCGACCGGCAGCGGTCCGCCCGCCTCTGCCGGGTCCCGCTGGAGGCGCTGCGCGCGGACGAGGGCGTCGACCCGTACGTACTCCACTGGATCGACACGCTGCAGAGCTACTGGTGCGAGCGGCCGGGTGACGAGGTCGTGGAGAAGCTGGTCGCCACGATGCAGACATCGGCGCCCGAGGCCCTGGCCCGGGCGCCCAAGGACTTCGTGAATCTCGTCGACTACCAGCCGGCGGCCCTGTTCCACCGGCTGTTCACCCGCGACCACGACGCCTTCGCGGAGGCGCTCGACGAGGCCGTCGCCCATCACGGCTCCTACTGGGGCGACTCGACGGCGCCGCGCGCCCGGGTGGCGCTCGGCCCGCTGGCCCTGGCCTGCCTCGCCTACGACCAGGGCTTCCCGGTCACCACGAAGCGTCCGTTCCTGCCCGGGTACCTGCTGGACGGACAGCGCGTGGAGGTCATGCCGGCACCCTAG
- a CDS encoding FAD-binding oxidoreductase: MVTRQPLDVVVVGAGVVGAACAYYATRSGLSVAVVDGGPVAGGTTGAGEGNLLVSDKPPGPELSLARLSASLWRELSATLPRAVEYEQKGGLVVAADEASLAGLTATAAGQAGAGVRTVAVAPHELPELEPHLAPGPAGGVLYPEDAQVQPALAAAHLIRAARDAGADLHLGRPVTAVLTGPTGAVRGVRTPAGDLLAPAVVNATGVRGGEFAALAGVELPVLPRRGFVLVTEPLPPLIRHKVYAAEYVADVSSASAALQTSPVVEGTPAGPVLIGASRERVGFDRTLSVPVISRLAEAAAGLFPVLGTARVLRAYHGFRPYLPDHLPAIGPDHRVPGLFHACGHEGAGIGLAPATAALVVAAVRGEEPPLDPAPFSPDRFGAAAPGRGAGSA, from the coding sequence GTGGTCACGAGACAGCCTCTGGATGTTGTCGTCGTCGGTGCCGGAGTCGTCGGCGCCGCCTGCGCGTACTACGCCACCCGGTCCGGGCTCTCGGTCGCGGTGGTGGACGGCGGACCGGTCGCCGGCGGCACCACGGGGGCGGGGGAGGGGAACCTCCTGGTCTCCGACAAGCCGCCCGGACCGGAACTCTCCCTCGCACGGCTCTCCGCCTCCCTCTGGCGCGAGCTGTCCGCGACGCTGCCCCGCGCGGTCGAGTACGAGCAGAAGGGCGGGCTCGTCGTCGCGGCGGACGAGGCGTCCCTGGCCGGCCTGACCGCGACCGCCGCCGGACAGGCCGGGGCCGGGGTACGCACCGTGGCCGTCGCCCCGCACGAACTGCCCGAACTGGAACCCCATCTGGCCCCCGGCCCGGCGGGCGGCGTCCTCTACCCGGAGGATGCCCAGGTCCAGCCCGCGCTCGCCGCGGCCCACTTGATCCGCGCGGCCCGCGACGCCGGGGCGGACCTGCACCTCGGCCGCCCGGTCACCGCCGTGCTCACCGGCCCGACGGGTGCGGTGCGCGGTGTCCGCACCCCGGCGGGCGATCTGCTCGCCCCGGCCGTGGTCAACGCGACGGGCGTCCGGGGCGGGGAGTTCGCCGCGCTGGCCGGGGTCGAGCTGCCCGTCCTGCCACGGCGCGGCTTCGTCCTGGTCACCGAGCCGCTGCCGCCGCTGATCAGGCACAAGGTCTACGCCGCCGAGTACGTCGCGGACGTCTCCAGCGCCTCGGCCGCCCTCCAGACGTCCCCGGTCGTGGAGGGCACCCCCGCCGGGCCCGTCCTCATCGGCGCCAGCCGGGAACGGGTCGGCTTCGACCGCACCCTGTCCGTACCGGTGATCAGCAGGCTGGCGGAGGCGGCGGCCGGACTGTTCCCGGTCCTCGGCACCGCCCGGGTGCTGCGCGCCTACCACGGCTTCCGCCCGTACCTGCCCGACCACCTCCCCGCCATCGGCCCCGATCACCGCGTGCCCGGTCTCTTCCACGCCTGCGGCCACGAGGGCGCGGGCATCGGCCTCGCCCCGGCGACGGCGGCCCTGGTGGTGGCGGCGGTCCGGGGCGAGGAACCACCGCTCGACCCCGCACCGTTCAGCCCGGACCGTTTCGGGGCGGCGGCGCCCGGCCGGGGGGCCGGGTCCGCGTAG
- a CDS encoding (2Fe-2S)-binding protein, giving the protein MRRARRPDRDPARTPAGLAGAAPGPGFEITFDGRPVRALPGQSIAAALWAASVLSWRTTRVNGRPRGAFCGIGSCFECLATVNGRPNLRACLQPARPGDAVTTQEGNGHAALLP; this is encoded by the coding sequence GTGAGACGAGCACGCCGACCCGACCGCGACCCCGCCCGGACCCCCGCCGGCCTGGCCGGTGCCGCCCCCGGCCCCGGGTTCGAGATCACCTTCGACGGGCGCCCGGTACGCGCCCTGCCGGGGCAGAGCATCGCGGCGGCGCTGTGGGCCGCCTCCGTGCTCAGCTGGCGGACCACCCGGGTCAACGGGAGGCCCCGGGGCGCCTTCTGCGGCATCGGCTCCTGCTTCGAGTGCCTGGCCACGGTCAACGGCCGGCCCAACCTCCGCGCCTGCCTTCAGCCCGCCCGCCCCGGCGATGCCGTCACCACCCAGGAAGGGAACGGACATGCCGCCCTCCTCCCCTGA
- a CDS encoding NAD(P)/FAD-dependent oxidoreductase codes for MPPSSPDPAEVAVVGAGPAGLAAAVTAADAGLDVLLLDAADAPGGQYYRAPAPGLGAARPEALHHGWGTFTALTARLARHRDTGRLRHLTGHQVWAVTRTGEGHTLHALTGPDGRDGVTLRARRLVLATGAVERQLPFPGWTLPGVVGAAGAQAMLKSGLVLPGRRVVVAGSGPLLQAVALSLARAGARVPALVEAAGYGAYARAPQVLAANPDRLAEGVRHRAGLARYGVRMLAHRAVTAVHGTERVEGVTVSRLDPAWRPVPGTGRRIDCDALAVGHGLVPQLDLALGLGCATRTDADGSAVLERDEDLRTTASGVWAAGETGGIGGVRIALAEGELAALSVIADARGGRPPARAAGLRRRRRRMRGFAALMGTVHRPGPGWTEWLAPDTEVCRCEEVTAGAIRTAVDEMGAGDSRTAKLLTRAGMGWCQGRTCGFAIRALAGPPGPDATPGRRPLACPVPLTTLARTARSEDA; via the coding sequence ATGCCGCCCTCCTCCCCTGACCCCGCCGAAGTCGCCGTGGTGGGTGCGGGGCCCGCCGGGCTCGCCGCCGCCGTCACCGCCGCCGACGCCGGACTCGACGTGCTGCTGCTCGACGCGGCCGACGCCCCCGGCGGCCAGTACTACCGCGCGCCCGCCCCCGGCCTCGGCGCCGCCCGGCCCGAGGCCCTGCACCACGGCTGGGGAACCTTCACCGCGCTCACCGCCCGCCTGGCCCGCCACCGCGACACCGGACGCCTGCGCCACCTCACCGGCCACCAGGTCTGGGCGGTGACACGGACCGGCGAGGGCCACACCCTGCACGCGCTCACCGGACCCGACGGCCGTGACGGCGTCACCCTGCGCGCCCGCCGCCTCGTCCTCGCGACCGGTGCCGTCGAGCGCCAGCTCCCCTTCCCCGGCTGGACCCTGCCCGGTGTGGTCGGCGCGGCCGGGGCGCAGGCGATGCTCAAGTCGGGCCTCGTGCTGCCGGGCCGGCGCGTCGTCGTCGCCGGGAGCGGCCCGCTGCTCCAGGCCGTCGCCCTCTCCCTGGCCCGCGCCGGCGCCCGCGTGCCCGCACTGGTCGAGGCCGCCGGCTACGGGGCGTACGCCCGCGCGCCGCAGGTTCTGGCCGCGAACCCGGACCGGCTCGCCGAAGGCGTACGCCACCGGGCCGGACTGGCCCGGTACGGGGTGCGGATGCTCGCGCACCGGGCCGTCACCGCCGTCCACGGCACCGAGCGCGTGGAAGGGGTCACGGTCAGCCGGCTCGACCCCGCCTGGCGGCCCGTGCCGGGGACCGGGCGGCGCATCGACTGCGACGCGCTCGCCGTCGGCCACGGCCTCGTCCCGCAACTGGACCTCGCCCTCGGACTCGGCTGCGCCACGCGCACCGACGCGGACGGATCGGCCGTACTGGAACGCGACGAGGACCTGCGCACCACCGCGTCCGGGGTCTGGGCCGCCGGGGAGACCGGCGGCATCGGCGGGGTCCGGATCGCCCTGGCCGAGGGGGAGTTGGCCGCCCTCTCGGTGATCGCCGACGCGCGCGGCGGGCGGCCCCCGGCCCGCGCGGCGGGACTGCGCCGTCGTCGGCGCCGGATGCGTGGCTTCGCCGCGCTCATGGGGACCGTGCACCGGCCCGGACCCGGATGGACCGAGTGGCTCGCGCCGGACACCGAGGTCTGCCGGTGCGAGGAGGTCACCGCCGGCGCGATCCGCACCGCCGTCGACGAGATGGGCGCCGGCGACAGCCGCACCGCCAAGCTCCTCACCCGCGCCGGGATGGGCTGGTGCCAGGGCCGGACCTGCGGCTTCGCCATACGCGCCCTCGCCGGTCCGCCCGGCCCCGATGCCACCCCCGGCCGGCGCCCGCTCGCCTGCCCGGTCCCTCTCACCACACTCGCCCGGACCGCCCGGTCCGAGGACGCCTGA